The following coding sequences are from one Bufo bufo chromosome 2, aBufBuf1.1, whole genome shotgun sequence window:
- the LOC120991039 gene encoding izumo sperm-egg fusion protein 1-like: protein MAMEEFNTFIKSQVDDIDSIEAYVNIKRFAKVTEKKVLNYLEDEVGILDKYAISEIASEYKKSVDVIQDIDFKEIQLLHIIGLHFQRLKEKLKVIVQDSNQRRCPNKQGADSCGLMVQTYINCQTCAEEKVVCAGGPPKNQDYLERCSCLCTSNRCFDLKTGRSCSPCKDHKSHLAETVNCGEINIKIPEYEELILDCTFEWYARLEDTYNNVFTLPREHNPKITREPYLVIKGVQMGDSGRYTCTTILDSEVPVSKITYNVAVISESEQATKKYHPRPTLPDVLDITAPEPPLLEELQNNNASLIAISVAGSVTIMLIAGICICMFWRKMKSREPLEKEPV, encoded by the exons ATGGCTatggaagaattcaacacctttaTCAAAAGCCAAGTCGATGACATTGACTCAATAGAAGCCTATGTCAACATCAAGCGGTTTGCCAAAGTCACCGAGAAAAAAGTCCTGAACTACCTTGAGGATGAAGTCGGCATACTGG ATAAATATGCTATATCTGAAATTGCGTCTGaatataaaaaatctgtggaCGTCATCCAGGATATAGATTTTAAGG AGATCCAGCTTCTTCACATCATTGGACTCCATTTCCAGCGACTCAAAGAAAAGCTCAAGGTTATCGTCCAGGACTCAAACCAAC GGAGGTGTCCAAATAAACAAG GTGCAGACAGCTGTG GATTAATGGTGCAAACCTACATCAACTGTCAGACCTGCGCCGAGGAGAAGGTTGTCTGCGCCGGGGGCCCTCCAAAAAATCAAG ACTACTTGGAGAGATGCAGCTGCCTATGCACCTCCAACAGATGTTTTG ATCTGAAAACTGGACGGTCCTGCTCTCCATGTAAAGATCACAAGTCTCACCTGGCAGAGACTGTAAACTGTGGAG AGataaatataaaaatcccagaatATGAAGAACTAATTCTGGACTGTACTTTTGAATGGTACGCAAGGCTGGAGGACACCTATAACAACGTGTTCACCCTG CCTCGTGAACACAATCCCAAAATCACCCGGGAGCCCTATCTAGTGATCAAGGGCGTACAGATGGGGGACTCCGGACGGTACACGTGTACCACCATCCTGGACTCTGAGGTGCCAGTGAGTAAGATCACCTATAACGTGGCAG TTATCAGCGAATCGGAACAGGCGACAAAAAAATACCATCCTCGCCCTACACTTCCTGATGTGCTTGACATCACAGCGCCTGAGCCGCCACTTCTAGAGGAGCTACAGAACAACAATGCTTCCCTCATAGCAATATCTGTGGCCGGCTCCGTCACCATCATGCTGATCGCTGGCATATG cATCTGCATGTTCTGGAGGAAAATGAAATCTAGAGAGCCTCTGGAAAAAGAGCCAGTGTGA